Proteins co-encoded in one Pseudarthrobacter chlorophenolicus A6 genomic window:
- the polA gene encoding DNA polymerase I: MAFRAFFALPADKFSTSNGQHTNAIHGFTSMLINLIKEQQPTHIAVAFDVSDESTHRKAEYSEYKGGRNETPREMSGQIDLIGQVMEAWGIKTIKMPGYEADDILATLAAMGEKAGHEVLLVSGDRDAFQLITDNVFVLYPKKGVSDIPRMDAAAIEAKYFVPPSRYSDLAALVGETADNLPGVPGVGPKTAAKWINLYGGLEGVLEHLDSIGGKVGDSLRENVDNVKRNRRLNQLHTDLELPVTLDDLYEPRPDQAALEDLFDELEFKTIRSRLFALYGNDDAPAAERESIEAPAYTVPTTADELASFLAGGAGQRSALAVDLVPGRIGEDAAGLAILRADAAVYLDLTALDADTENALATWLRDPESPKVLHGFKAALKALTARGLELEGVVDDTSISGYLIQPDRRTYELAELAQHHLNVGMPAATAKAGQLELSFDGNDTAAAEALVQAAAVVSALSRFFETELKERRAEELLSTLELPVSRVLADMELAGIGIDLDRMDEQLADLARVIDQAQEQAFAAIGHEVNLGSPKQLQTVLFEELQLPKTKKIKSGYTTDAASLKNLLEKTGHEFLVQLMAHREAAKLRQMIESLKKSVAEDGRIHTTYAQNVAATGRISSNNPNLQNIPIRSEEGRRVRGIFVVSDGYECLLSADYSQIEMRIMAHLSGDAGLIQAYKDGEDLHRFVGSNIFHVPTDQVTSAMRSKVKAMSYGLAYGLTSFGLSKQLEISVDEARTLMKDYFDRFGAVRDYLRGVVDQARVDGYTSTIEGRRRYLPDLTSTDRQLRENAERIALNSPIQGSAADIIKRAMLGVHAELQAQGLKSRMLLQVHDELVLEVAPGERAAVEALVTEQMAAAADLSVPLEVQIGVGPSWYDAGH, encoded by the coding sequence AACGAAACGCCGCGGGAGATGAGCGGCCAGATCGACCTCATCGGCCAGGTGATGGAAGCCTGGGGCATCAAGACCATCAAGATGCCCGGCTATGAGGCCGACGACATCCTGGCCACCCTCGCGGCGATGGGCGAGAAGGCCGGCCACGAGGTGCTGCTGGTATCCGGTGACCGCGATGCGTTCCAGCTCATCACCGACAACGTTTTCGTGCTTTACCCGAAGAAGGGCGTGAGCGATATCCCGCGGATGGACGCCGCGGCCATCGAGGCGAAGTACTTCGTCCCGCCGTCCCGCTACTCGGACCTCGCCGCACTGGTGGGCGAGACCGCGGACAACCTCCCCGGTGTGCCCGGCGTCGGTCCCAAGACGGCGGCCAAGTGGATCAACCTCTACGGCGGGCTCGAAGGAGTCCTGGAACACCTCGACTCCATCGGCGGGAAGGTGGGGGACTCGCTTCGCGAAAACGTGGACAACGTCAAGCGGAACCGGCGCCTCAACCAGCTGCACACTGACCTGGAACTGCCGGTCACCCTGGATGACCTGTACGAGCCCCGGCCTGACCAGGCCGCTCTCGAAGACCTCTTCGATGAACTCGAATTCAAGACCATCCGCAGCCGGCTCTTCGCGCTCTACGGCAACGACGACGCCCCCGCCGCCGAGCGCGAAAGCATCGAAGCGCCGGCCTACACCGTTCCAACCACCGCGGACGAACTGGCCTCGTTCCTGGCCGGTGGAGCCGGGCAGCGCTCAGCCCTCGCCGTCGACCTCGTCCCGGGACGCATTGGCGAAGACGCCGCCGGCCTGGCCATCCTGCGTGCGGATGCCGCCGTGTACCTGGACCTCACCGCGCTGGACGCAGACACCGAAAATGCGCTGGCCACCTGGCTCCGCGACCCCGAATCGCCCAAAGTCCTGCACGGGTTCAAGGCCGCGCTGAAGGCACTCACCGCCCGCGGGCTGGAGCTCGAAGGCGTGGTGGACGACACCTCCATCTCGGGCTACCTCATCCAGCCGGACCGGCGCACCTACGAGCTCGCCGAACTGGCCCAGCACCACCTCAACGTCGGGATGCCGGCAGCCACCGCCAAGGCAGGCCAGCTGGAGCTGTCCTTCGACGGCAACGACACCGCCGCGGCCGAGGCACTTGTCCAAGCCGCCGCCGTCGTCTCCGCCCTGAGCCGGTTCTTCGAAACCGAGCTGAAGGAACGCCGGGCCGAGGAGCTCCTGTCCACGCTGGAACTGCCGGTGAGCCGCGTCCTCGCGGACATGGAGCTGGCCGGGATCGGGATCGACCTGGACCGCATGGATGAACAGCTCGCCGACCTCGCCAGGGTGATCGACCAGGCGCAGGAGCAGGCCTTCGCGGCGATCGGGCACGAGGTCAACCTTGGTTCCCCGAAGCAGCTGCAGACGGTCCTGTTCGAGGAACTGCAGCTGCCCAAAACCAAGAAGATCAAATCCGGGTACACCACCGATGCCGCGTCGCTGAAGAACCTCCTGGAAAAAACAGGCCACGAGTTCCTGGTCCAGCTCATGGCCCACCGCGAAGCCGCCAAGCTGCGCCAGATGATCGAGTCCCTCAAGAAGTCGGTAGCCGAAGACGGCCGGATCCACACCACCTATGCCCAGAACGTGGCAGCCACCGGCCGGATCTCGTCCAACAACCCCAACCTGCAGAACATCCCCATCCGCAGCGAGGAAGGCCGGCGCGTCCGCGGCATCTTCGTGGTCAGCGACGGCTACGAGTGCCTGCTGTCCGCGGACTACTCGCAGATCGAAATGCGGATCATGGCCCACCTGTCCGGCGACGCCGGCCTGATCCAGGCGTACAAGGACGGCGAGGACCTGCACCGGTTCGTCGGGTCCAACATCTTCCACGTGCCCACGGACCAGGTCACCAGCGCCATGCGGTCCAAGGTCAAGGCCATGTCCTATGGCCTGGCGTACGGACTGACATCCTTTGGGCTGTCCAAGCAGCTCGAAATTTCCGTGGACGAGGCCCGCACCCTCATGAAGGACTACTTCGACCGGTTCGGCGCCGTCCGCGACTACCTTCGCGGCGTGGTGGACCAGGCACGCGTGGACGGCTACACGTCCACCATCGAGGGCCGCCGCCGCTACCTGCCGGACCTCACCAGCACGGACCGCCAGCTCCGTGAGAACGCCGAACGCATTGCGCTCAACAGCCCCATCCAGGGATCTGCGGCGGACATCATCAAGCGGGCCATGCTCGGAGTGCACGCCGAACTGCAGGCACAGGGACTCAAATCGCGGATGCTGCTGCAGGTCCACGACGAACTCGTCCTCGAGGTGGCGCCGGGCGAACGTGCCGCCGTGGAAGCGCTGGTCACCGAGCAGATGGCCGCCGCCGCGGACCTCAGCGTCCCGCTGGAAGTCCAGATCGGCGTCGGGCCCTCCTGGTACGACGCCGGCCACTAG
- a CDS encoding GNAT family N-acetyltransferase — protein MSGNYDIRRFPAVSKGKAGYAEAETWAQAVGFGFHESTRTPEHRERSLATYEVDGRIFTGAYQTGPVAPSSLPAEVPVATFGTFRKTLNIGFGRMLEAQLVTAVTVRTSHRRRGLLRRMMTEDLQGAKDDGIAVAALTASEGSIYGRFGYGVASLERSVKVDTTARFKLAHQATGTIDVADPKVLLDVAPAVFNRVHRNTPGSIGRQDWYRQLASGSLGRDGKEDPAIKVALHYAADGGVDGYVSYKFLGWETEPYTVEVVDLVAATDHAYLELWEYLAAIDLVERVSWNEAPVDDPLAWALVDPRCIDASDSRDMLWLRLLDVPAALAARHYQADGKLVLAVGDNLGLTGGTFALNIDGGQAGVERVPDETAADLELDVSALSSIYLGGVCPVTLKAAGKIREAAQGAALKAKQMFAVERATHCLTHF, from the coding sequence TTGAGCGGAAACTATGACATCCGGCGCTTCCCTGCAGTATCCAAGGGGAAGGCCGGGTATGCAGAAGCCGAAACCTGGGCACAGGCCGTAGGTTTCGGGTTCCATGAGTCCACCCGGACCCCCGAGCACCGCGAGCGTTCGCTCGCCACCTACGAAGTGGACGGCCGCATCTTCACCGGTGCTTACCAGACCGGTCCGGTGGCGCCGTCGTCGCTGCCGGCAGAGGTCCCGGTGGCCACGTTCGGAACGTTCCGGAAGACCCTGAACATCGGCTTCGGCCGCATGCTCGAAGCCCAGCTGGTCACGGCCGTGACCGTCCGCACCTCGCACCGCCGGCGCGGGCTGCTGCGCCGCATGATGACCGAGGACCTGCAGGGCGCCAAGGACGACGGCATAGCTGTCGCCGCGCTGACCGCCTCCGAAGGATCCATCTACGGGCGGTTCGGCTACGGCGTGGCCAGCCTTGAGCGCTCCGTCAAGGTGGACACCACCGCGCGGTTCAAGCTGGCGCACCAGGCCACCGGGACCATCGATGTCGCCGACCCCAAGGTGCTGCTGGACGTGGCCCCGGCCGTCTTCAACCGCGTCCACCGCAACACGCCTGGTTCCATCGGCCGGCAGGACTGGTACCGGCAGCTGGCCTCCGGTTCCCTGGGACGCGACGGCAAGGAGGACCCGGCCATCAAGGTGGCGCTCCACTATGCTGCCGACGGCGGCGTGGACGGCTACGTCTCCTACAAGTTCCTCGGCTGGGAAACCGAGCCCTACACGGTTGAAGTGGTGGATCTCGTGGCAGCCACGGACCACGCCTACCTTGAGCTTTGGGAGTACCTTGCGGCCATCGACCTCGTGGAGCGGGTTTCCTGGAACGAGGCGCCGGTGGATGACCCGCTGGCCTGGGCGTTGGTGGACCCGCGCTGCATTGACGCCTCGGACAGCCGCGACATGCTGTGGCTGCGGCTCCTCGACGTGCCCGCGGCGCTGGCCGCCAGGCACTACCAGGCCGACGGCAAGCTGGTCCTCGCCGTCGGGGACAATCTGGGCCTCACCGGCGGAACCTTTGCCCTTAATATCGACGGCGGCCAGGCCGGCGTCGAACGCGTCCCGGACGAAACGGCCGCCGACCTCGAACTGGACGTCTCCGCCTTGTCCTCGATCTACCTGGGCGGTGTGTGCCCGGTGACGCTGAAGGCAGCCGGCAAAATCCGCGAGGCTGCACAGGGGGCCGCGCTCAAAGCCAAGCAGATGTTCGCCGTTGAGCGTGCAACCCACTGCCTCACACACTTTTGA
- the rpsA gene encoding 30S ribosomal protein S1, protein MTITSTEKPGTPVVAINDIGTAEDFLAAVDATIKYFNDGDLVEGTVVKVDRDEVLLDIGYKTEGVIPSRELSIKHDVDPGDVVSVGDQVEALVLTKEDKEGRLILSKKRAQYERAWGDIEKVKEEDGVVTGTVIEVVKGGLILDIGLRGFLPASLVEMRRVRDLAPYIGQQIEAKIIELDKNRNNVVLSRRAWLEQTQSEVRSTFLNKLEKGQVRPGVVSSIVNFGAFVDLGGVDGLVHVSELSWKHIDHPSEVVEVGQEVTVEVLEVDLDRERVSLSLKATQEDPWQTFARTHALGQVVPGKVTKLVPFGAFVRVEDGIEGLVHISELAVRHVELAEQVVSVGDELFVKVIDIDLERRRISLSLKQANEGVDADSTEFDPALYGMAAEYDEEGNYKYPEGFDPESNEWLEGYENQRAAWEQQYADAQTRWEAHKKQVTQHAADDAAAATSGDSDSGATSYSSEPAATDSGAGTLASDEALAALREKLTGN, encoded by the coding sequence ATGACCATCACCTCCACCGAGAAGCCCGGTACCCCCGTAGTCGCCATTAACGACATCGGTACCGCTGAGGACTTCCTCGCCGCAGTCGACGCGACCATCAAGTACTTCAACGACGGAGACCTCGTCGAAGGTACCGTCGTCAAGGTCGACCGCGACGAAGTCCTGCTCGACATCGGTTACAAGACCGAAGGTGTCATCCCCTCCCGCGAGCTGTCCATCAAGCACGACGTTGATCCCGGAGACGTCGTCTCCGTTGGCGATCAGGTCGAAGCCCTGGTGCTCACCAAGGAAGACAAAGAAGGCCGTCTGATCCTCTCCAAGAAGCGTGCTCAGTACGAGCGTGCCTGGGGCGACATCGAGAAGGTCAAGGAAGAAGACGGTGTCGTCACCGGTACCGTCATCGAGGTTGTCAAGGGTGGTCTTATCCTCGACATCGGCCTGCGCGGCTTCCTGCCCGCATCCCTCGTCGAGATGCGCCGTGTGCGCGACCTTGCTCCGTACATTGGCCAGCAGATCGAAGCCAAGATCATCGAGCTGGACAAGAACCGCAACAACGTGGTGCTGTCCCGCCGTGCATGGCTCGAGCAGACCCAGTCCGAGGTCCGCTCCACGTTCCTCAACAAGCTGGAAAAGGGCCAGGTCCGTCCCGGCGTCGTTTCCTCCATCGTCAACTTCGGTGCATTCGTGGACCTGGGCGGCGTAGACGGCCTCGTTCACGTTTCCGAGCTGTCCTGGAAGCACATCGACCACCCGTCCGAGGTTGTCGAAGTTGGCCAGGAAGTCACCGTCGAGGTCCTCGAGGTCGACCTGGACCGCGAGCGCGTCTCCCTGTCGCTCAAGGCTACGCAGGAAGATCCGTGGCAGACCTTCGCCCGCACCCACGCCCTCGGCCAGGTTGTTCCGGGTAAGGTCACCAAGCTGGTTCCGTTCGGTGCGTTCGTACGCGTCGAAGACGGCATCGAAGGCCTGGTCCACATCTCCGAGCTCGCTGTGCGCCACGTTGAGCTGGCTGAGCAGGTTGTCTCCGTTGGCGACGAACTGTTCGTCAAGGTCATCGACATCGACCTGGAACGCCGCCGCATCTCGCTGTCCCTCAAGCAGGCCAACGAGGGCGTCGACGCCGACAGCACCGAATTCGATCCCGCTCTGTACGGCATGGCCGCAGAGTACGACGAAGAGGGCAACTACAAGTACCCCGAGGGCTTCGATCCCGAGTCCAACGAGTGGCTTGAAGGCTACGAGAACCAGCGCGCCGCCTGGGAGCAGCAGTACGCTGACGCCCAGACCCGTTGGGAAGCCCACAAGAAGCAGGTCACCCAGCACGCCGCCGACGACGCTGCAGCAGCAACGTCCGGTGACAGCGATTCGGGTGCCACCAGCTACTCCTCGGAGCCCGCTGCCACCGATTCCGGTGCCGGCACCCTGGCTTCGGACGAGGCACTTGCTGCCCTGCGCGAGAAGCTGACCGGCAACTAA
- a CDS encoding GNAT family N-acetyltransferase, whose protein sequence is MCPTPETPHCPGVTLVDVDELVLEQLLSLAHRDASPDEVAPPLGGPGWNPERTAWFRNYHREAAAGLDGEAGEKSWAVFSAGHAAGSVRLKRVAPAEVPTAETGIWLGRSFRSRGVGTAALELVLEYARRAGLSRVTARTLAGNRAAQRLLASAGCRLTPDDDGTVLAVVDLSSNK, encoded by the coding sequence ATGTGCCCAACGCCTGAAACGCCGCACTGCCCCGGCGTGACGCTGGTGGACGTCGATGAGCTGGTGCTGGAACAGCTGCTGTCGCTTGCCCACCGGGATGCGTCCCCGGACGAGGTGGCTCCCCCCTTGGGCGGGCCCGGCTGGAACCCGGAACGTACGGCGTGGTTCCGCAACTACCACCGCGAAGCCGCGGCCGGACTGGACGGCGAGGCCGGTGAGAAGAGCTGGGCCGTGTTCAGCGCCGGCCACGCCGCAGGGTCCGTGCGCCTCAAACGGGTTGCACCGGCGGAGGTCCCCACGGCAGAGACCGGCATCTGGCTGGGACGGAGTTTCCGGTCCCGGGGCGTCGGCACCGCTGCGCTGGAACTGGTCCTTGAGTACGCCCGCCGCGCGGGACTCTCCCGGGTCACCGCCCGGACGCTGGCCGGAAACCGGGCCGCCCAGCGGCTGCTGGCCTCAGCTGGGTGCCGCCTCACGCCCGACGACGACGGAACGGTCCTCGCCGTCGTCGACCTCTCATCTAACAAGTAG
- a CDS encoding IMPACT family protein — MVEAAEPGNSRATAYTTLLGGDDFRHELEIKRSRFITVLRRSASEDEARSLVADLRREFHDARHHCSAFVIGPDREIQRSSDDGEPSGTAGIPMLEALTKKETTPGATDLSDVSAVVVRYFGGILLGAGGLVRAYSESVSSALALAPLVRRSRLRICAIPVPHGVAGRLENDLRAGGFTMAETSYGGSHTVLRIAVPDTGAEVSAAAERVLGLTAGSATLAPEGTEWIDVPNA; from the coding sequence GTGGTGGAAGCAGCGGAGCCCGGGAACAGCAGGGCCACGGCCTACACCACCCTGTTGGGCGGAGACGATTTCCGGCACGAACTGGAGATCAAGCGCTCCCGGTTCATCACGGTGCTGCGCCGTTCGGCCAGCGAAGATGAGGCACGATCACTGGTGGCCGACCTCCGCCGCGAGTTCCACGACGCCAGGCACCACTGTTCCGCGTTCGTGATCGGCCCCGACCGGGAAATCCAGCGCTCCAGTGACGACGGCGAACCATCCGGAACCGCCGGCATCCCGATGCTGGAAGCCCTCACCAAGAAGGAAACGACGCCCGGGGCCACGGACCTCAGCGACGTCAGCGCCGTCGTCGTCCGCTATTTTGGTGGCATCCTGCTGGGCGCGGGCGGCCTGGTGCGTGCCTACTCGGAGTCTGTGTCCTCAGCGCTGGCCCTGGCGCCGCTGGTGCGGCGCAGCCGACTCCGGATCTGTGCCATCCCCGTGCCGCACGGCGTTGCCGGTCGCCTGGAGAACGATCTCCGTGCCGGCGGTTTCACCATGGCTGAGACCAGCTATGGAGGCAGCCACACGGTGCTGCGCATCGCCGTGCCGGACACCGGCGCTGAAGTCTCGGCCGCGGCCGAGCGGGTGCTGGGCCTGACCGCCGGATCCGCCACGCTGGCCCCTGAAGGAACGGAGTGGATTGATGTGCCCAACGCCTGA
- a CDS encoding ABC transporter permease codes for MSSAPSRSSSTPPIPARRPAVRWHNLGTVVGFEFFRTTKKPRFWIATLAIPVVTAIVFALIFVSNSSTSASADAQKNATLSFTYTDASGIIPEATGRAAGGTKAANPEQAVADVKAGTVDAYFAYPADPAAEPVRVYGADRGVFANGTYEAVAKQLLMLAAQADIGSPQLTAAASGNVKVDTETYRDGEASGGFGAAVPPLMFLVLFYVMIILLSNQMLNSTLEEKENRVTEMILTTLNPTTLIIGKIISLLLVGLVQISVFLAPVIIGFAFFRDRLSLPDIDLSDIVFEPGPLAVGALLLLGGFLLFTAVLGAIGAVMPNAKEAGVVFGPLMALIFVPFYAISLILSDPQSPIVQVFTYFPLSAPVTAMLRNGFGTLGPAESVIVIAELFIVGILMLRLSVHLFRYGSIQYTGKLPLANTLRRRQREAAGK; via the coding sequence ATGAGCTCTGCACCATCACGTTCGTCTTCCACTCCTCCCATCCCGGCGCGGCGCCCGGCCGTGCGCTGGCACAACCTGGGCACCGTGGTGGGGTTTGAGTTCTTCCGCACCACCAAGAAGCCGCGGTTCTGGATCGCCACGCTGGCCATCCCCGTGGTGACGGCCATCGTCTTCGCCCTGATTTTCGTCAGCAACAGCTCCACCAGCGCGTCCGCCGATGCACAGAAAAATGCAACACTGTCATTCACCTACACGGACGCGTCGGGAATCATCCCGGAAGCCACCGGCCGGGCAGCCGGCGGGACCAAGGCGGCCAACCCGGAGCAGGCAGTCGCGGACGTCAAAGCCGGCACGGTGGACGCCTACTTCGCCTATCCGGCAGATCCCGCCGCCGAACCGGTGCGGGTGTACGGCGCGGACCGCGGGGTTTTCGCCAACGGGACCTACGAGGCGGTGGCCAAGCAACTGCTCATGCTCGCGGCGCAGGCAGACATTGGCTCTCCGCAACTGACTGCGGCAGCCAGCGGGAACGTCAAGGTGGACACCGAGACTTACCGGGACGGGGAGGCGTCCGGCGGCTTCGGCGCAGCCGTTCCGCCGCTGATGTTCCTGGTGCTTTTCTACGTGATGATCATCCTGCTCTCGAACCAGATGCTGAACAGCACCCTGGAAGAGAAGGAGAACAGGGTCACGGAAATGATCCTGACCACGCTGAACCCCACCACCCTGATCATCGGGAAGATCATCTCGCTCCTCCTGGTGGGCCTGGTCCAGATCTCTGTGTTCCTGGCACCGGTCATCATCGGCTTTGCCTTCTTCAGGGACAGGCTGTCACTTCCCGACATCGATCTCTCCGACATCGTGTTCGAACCGGGTCCGCTGGCGGTGGGCGCACTGCTGCTGCTGGGCGGCTTCCTGCTGTTCACCGCCGTCCTGGGTGCCATAGGCGCGGTGATGCCCAACGCAAAGGAAGCCGGGGTGGTCTTCGGCCCGCTGATGGCATTGATCTTCGTCCCGTTCTACGCCATCAGCCTCATTCTGAGCGACCCCCAGTCCCCTATCGTCCAGGTCTTCACCTACTTCCCGCTCTCGGCACCCGTGACGGCCATGCTCCGGAACGGTTTCGGAACCCTGGGTCCCGCCGAGTCGGTCATCGTGATCGCCGAACTGTTCATTGTCGGCATCCTGATGCTGCGGTTGTCCGTGCACCTGTTCCGGTACGGGTCCATCCAGTACACCGGCAAACTCCCGCTGGCCAATACACTGCGCCGCCGTCAGCGCGAGGCCGCCGGCAAGTAG
- a CDS encoding ABC transporter ATP-binding protein, producing MTGGGAATEPLVHIKDFRMDFGDATVIRDLSFDVGAGETFGFLGSNGSGKTTTLRALLGIYQPTSGTLHIGGKPFEPSDGARLGYLPEERGLYKKEPVLDVMVYFGRLKGLGKAQARAWSLDYLERVQLADKAAANLDKLSGGQQQKIQLGVTIMNAPELLILDEPTKGFDPVNRRLLMDIIEEQKLAGATVIMVTHQMEEVERLCDRVILLKDGTSRAYGTVEEVQEQFGGTLYRVGYDGVLPRSTLYDIARDSDGYAELAPRLGTGQAAVLRELVTAGVNVSSFTTARVSLDEIFIRVYGEQDQPAEARP from the coding sequence ATGACTGGAGGTGGTGCGGCTACGGAGCCGCTGGTCCATATCAAGGATTTCCGGATGGATTTCGGTGACGCCACCGTCATCAGGGACCTGTCCTTCGATGTGGGCGCCGGGGAAACCTTCGGTTTCCTGGGGAGCAACGGGTCGGGGAAAACCACCACCCTGCGTGCCCTGTTGGGGATCTACCAGCCCACCTCCGGGACGCTCCACATAGGCGGGAAACCGTTTGAACCCAGCGACGGCGCCCGGCTGGGTTACCTGCCGGAAGAGCGCGGCCTGTATAAGAAGGAACCGGTCCTGGACGTCATGGTCTATTTCGGCCGGCTCAAGGGCCTGGGCAAGGCGCAGGCCAGAGCCTGGTCCCTCGACTACCTGGAGCGGGTACAGCTGGCGGACAAGGCTGCCGCCAACCTGGACAAGCTCTCCGGTGGCCAGCAGCAGAAGATCCAACTCGGCGTCACCATCATGAACGCCCCGGAGCTGCTGATCCTGGACGAACCCACGAAGGGGTTCGATCCCGTGAACCGCCGCCTGCTGATGGACATCATTGAAGAACAGAAGCTGGCCGGCGCCACGGTCATCATGGTCACCCACCAGATGGAGGAAGTGGAACGGCTCTGCGACCGCGTCATCCTCCTCAAGGACGGCACCTCCCGCGCCTACGGCACAGTGGAGGAGGTGCAGGAACAGTTCGGCGGAACCCTCTACCGGGTAGGCTACGACGGCGTCCTGCCCCGCTCCACCCTGTACGACATCGCGCGTGACTCCGACGGGTACGCCGAACTGGCCCCGCGCCTGGGTACAGGACAGGCCGCGGTCCTGCGCGAGCTTGTCACTGCGGGCGTCAACGTCAGCAGCTTCACCACCGCCCGTGTTTCCCTGGATGAGATCTTCATCCGTGTCTACGGCGAACAGGACCAACCCGCGGAGGCCCGGCCATGA
- the coaE gene encoding dephospho-CoA kinase produces MLKIGLTGGIASGKSVVASRLKERGAVLVDADALAREVVEPGTEGLERIVAEFGQDMLDAEGRLDRPRLGEAVFGNKDRLAALNSIVHPLVRARAAAITNAAPEDLVVVQDIPLLVETGQGNNFHLVLVVDAPDGLRLERMQQLRGMSAEASRSRMAAQAPRDTRLAAADVVLDNSGTLQHTLEQVDNLWDTRLLPYARNLAAGVRAARTGAPILEAYREDWPQQAARIAARLMAAAPGLILAVDHIGSSSVPGLAAKDVIDLQVAVSGLDAADRLAPLLGAAGFPLVPGAGQDTPKPTDPDPAKWQKRFHANADPGRAVNIHVRVAGSPGWRYALLFRDWLRNDPSARSLYQTHKAELAAAHASSGSTRAYAEAKEPWFTDVAWPAMAAWAGATGWEPPSYAP; encoded by the coding sequence GTGCTGAAGATCGGATTGACCGGCGGGATCGCGTCAGGGAAGTCGGTGGTTGCCTCCCGGCTGAAGGAGCGCGGGGCGGTCCTGGTGGACGCGGACGCACTCGCCCGCGAGGTGGTGGAGCCCGGCACTGAGGGACTGGAACGCATCGTTGCCGAATTCGGCCAGGACATGCTCGACGCCGAGGGCCGGCTTGACCGCCCACGCCTCGGAGAGGCTGTGTTCGGCAACAAGGACCGCCTGGCGGCGTTGAACAGTATTGTGCATCCGCTGGTACGCGCCCGTGCTGCAGCCATCACCAATGCCGCGCCGGAGGATTTGGTGGTGGTCCAGGATATTCCCCTGCTGGTGGAGACCGGCCAGGGCAACAACTTCCACCTTGTCCTGGTGGTAGACGCCCCGGACGGCTTGCGCCTGGAGCGGATGCAGCAGTTGCGGGGCATGAGCGCTGAGGCGTCCCGCTCCAGGATGGCAGCGCAGGCCCCGCGGGACACCAGGCTGGCCGCGGCCGACGTCGTCCTGGACAACTCCGGCACCCTGCAGCACACACTCGAACAGGTGGACAACCTCTGGGACACCCGCCTGCTGCCGTATGCCCGGAACCTGGCAGCCGGCGTGCGGGCCGCAAGGACCGGGGCGCCCATTCTCGAGGCCTATCGGGAGGACTGGCCGCAACAGGCCGCACGGATCGCCGCGAGGCTCATGGCCGCGGCTCCGGGGCTGATCCTTGCAGTGGACCACATCGGCTCCAGCTCCGTCCCGGGCCTCGCCGCGAAGGACGTCATCGACCTGCAGGTAGCGGTCTCCGGGCTGGATGCCGCGGACAGGCTGGCCCCGTTGCTGGGTGCGGCAGGCTTCCCGCTGGTCCCGGGGGCGGGCCAGGACACCCCGAAACCTACCGACCCCGATCCGGCGAAGTGGCAGAAGCGGTTCCACGCCAACGCCGATCCCGGCAGAGCAGTCAACATCCACGTGCGGGTGGCGGGCTCTCCCGGCTGGCGCTACGCCCTGCTGTTCCGGGACTGGCTGCGGAACGATCCCTCAGCGCGTAGCCTCTATCAAACGCACAAGGCGGAACTTGCGGCGGCGCACGCAAGCTCGGGCAGCACCAGGGCCTACGCGGAGGCCAAGGAGCCGTGGTTCACGGACGTCGCGTGGCCCGCAATGGCGGCCTGGGCCGGCGCAACCGGGTGGGAACCGCCGTCGTACGCTCCCTGA